CCATAAGGCGAGGAGAGCTGGGTATGACCGAACACCATGAACTCAAGCAGACTGAAGTCAAATACGGCGCGGATCGCCCCAAGGCGGCCAATCCGGTTAAAATCGAGGATCTGACCCTGCGTGACGGGCACCAGTCGCTGTTTGCCACCCGCGGCCGTACCGAGGACATGATCCCTGTGGCGGAAATGATCGACGATATCGGTTTCTGGGCCGTTGAGGTCTGGGGCGGGGCCACGTTTGATACCATGCACCGGTTTTTAAACGAAGACCCGTGGGAGCGGCTGCGCACTCTGAAGCGCTATATCAAGAAAACCCCTTTTTCCATGCTGCTTCGCGGCCAGAACCTGGTGGGCTACCGAAATTATCCCGATGACGTGGCCCGGGCCTTTGTGGACCGGACCGCGGAAAACGGGATGGACATTTTCCGCACCTTTGACGCGTTAAATGATTTCCGCAATTTTGAAACCGTGGTCGAGGTGATCAAGAAATGCGGCAAGCATTTCCAGGGATGTGTTTGCTATTCCATGACCGAGCCGCGCATGGGCGGTGAGGTCTACGATATCGACTATTATCTCAACAAGGCCAGAGAACTCGAAGAAATGGGGGCGGATACCATCTGTGTCAAAGATATGGCGGGTCTGCTGTCTCCTTATGACGCATTTGAACTCATCAAGGCGTTAAAGGAAAACGTCAAGGCGCCGATTCATCTTCACAGCCATTTCACCTCGGGCATGGCGCCTTTGACGCATTTGAAAGCCATTGAGGCGGGCGTGGACATCATTGACACCTGCATGACCCCCTATGCCTACCGCACCTCGCATCCGGCCATCGAGCCCATGGTGATGTCGCTTCTGGGCACCAACCGGGACACGGGCTTTGATATCCGTGCCCTGGCCGCCATCAACGAGAAACTGGAAAGAGACATTCTGCCCAAGTACAGGTATCTGCTGGACGACTCCAAGGTTTCGGTGATCGACATCAATGTCCTGCTGCACCAGACCCCGGGGGGAATGCTTTCCAACCTGGTCAACCAGCTGCGGGAAATGGATGCTTTGGACCGCATTGACGAGGTCTACAAGATGCTGCCCAAGGTCAGAAAGGACCTGGGCCAGGTGCCCCTGGTGACGCCGACCAGCCAGATCGTGGGCATCCAGACGGTCAACAACGTGCTGTTTGACGATGAAAACGAAAGCTACAAGATGATCACCTCCCAGGTCAAGGACCTGTGCTATGGTCTGTACGGCAAGACCCCGGCCGGGGTCAATCCCGAGGTTCAGAAAAAGGCCCTCAAGGGCTATCCCAGGGGCGAGCAACCCATTGAATGCCGGCCTGCGGAAATCCTGGAGCCGGAACTGGAAGCTGCCAAAGAGGCGGTCAGGGATATTACCACAGATATTGATGACGTGCTTATCTATGCCCTGTATCCGGTCACTGGAAAGAAATTTCTGAAATACAAGTACGGACTGGAGACCCCGCCGGATTCCCTGAAGCCCAGGACCCTGGAAGAGGCCAAAAAGGAAGAGGACCTGATCCGCAAAGTGCGCACCGGTGAACTCAAGGACGTGCTGGAAAAAGCCGAGAAAAAGGGCCAGGCCCCGGAAGGCGACAATGTTCGCAAATTCAATGTTTTTGTGGACGGCGAGGAATTTGAGGTAGCGGTTGAAGATACGGGCATGCCCTTTGTGACCGCAGCGCCCCAGCCGGCAGCTGCAGCACCGGCGGGCCCCCGCAGGGCGGGCGGTCAGGCAGCACCTGCGGCCCGTCCGGCACCTTCTTCGCAGAAATCCGAAGCAGCCGGGCAAAAGGCCGAAGCGCCGGATAAAAAAGCAGCTCCTTCCGTTGAGGGCCATCCCATCAAGGCGCCCATGCCGGGCACGGTGATTCGCTATGAGAAAAAAGAAGGCG
The Desulfosalsimonas propionicica DNA segment above includes these coding regions:
- a CDS encoding pyruvate carboxylase subunit B, which translates into the protein MTEHHELKQTEVKYGADRPKAANPVKIEDLTLRDGHQSLFATRGRTEDMIPVAEMIDDIGFWAVEVWGGATFDTMHRFLNEDPWERLRTLKRYIKKTPFSMLLRGQNLVGYRNYPDDVARAFVDRTAENGMDIFRTFDALNDFRNFETVVEVIKKCGKHFQGCVCYSMTEPRMGGEVYDIDYYLNKARELEEMGADTICVKDMAGLLSPYDAFELIKALKENVKAPIHLHSHFTSGMAPLTHLKAIEAGVDIIDTCMTPYAYRTSHPAIEPMVMSLLGTNRDTGFDIRALAAINEKLERDILPKYRYLLDDSKVSVIDINVLLHQTPGGMLSNLVNQLREMDALDRIDEVYKMLPKVRKDLGQVPLVTPTSQIVGIQTVNNVLFDDENESYKMITSQVKDLCYGLYGKTPAGVNPEVQKKALKGYPRGEQPIECRPAEILEPELEAAKEAVRDITTDIDDVLIYALYPVTGKKFLKYKYGLETPPDSLKPRTLEEAKKEEDLIRKVRTGELKDVLEKAEKKGQAPEGDNVRKFNVFVDGEEFEVAVEDTGMPFVTAAPQPAAAAPAGPRRAGGQAAPAARPAPSSQKSEAAGQKAEAPDKKAAPSVEGHPIKAPMPGTVIRYEKKEGDSVAEGDTVVILEAMKMENSLTTPVAGTVKAIGFSEGDSVAKNDVLCVIA